The following coding sequences are from one Capsicum annuum cultivar UCD-10X-F1 chromosome 3, UCD10Xv1.1, whole genome shotgun sequence window:
- the LOC107862681 gene encoding transcription factor GTE10 — protein sequence MAPTVPIDYIGQRESKKFFKKHSGDTMGKSRKGFKGYLPGIVPDFRNAVETMAESEGFGSSGRVDTERTASEDSCAPKRKSICLNADDRFGVPIQAMSLSKMSRSERKGLGIRLRNELEQVRALQKKIASVGSNSGVLSPASDIQNCTNGQRRSGSEISQRYMAEAVVPPGKKKAAPGRNGPLTKGAGAKRPKPMQRAVHSDTNIVMLMKQCEALLNRLMSHQHGWVFNNPVDVVKLKIPDYFTVIKQPMDLGTIRSKLHSGEYLSPLQFAADVRLTFTNAMTYNPPGNDVHIMAQTLGKFFEVRWKPIEKKIPVIEEEPLPSKSSVIIETEIDTPQAMPPSKKKKTAPPEKKVKPEPVKRVMSDVEKHKLTAELEGLIAELPENIVDFLKEKSSNGSQVIDDEIEIDLDALHDDVLYELRKLLDDYLLEKQKNQAIGEPCEMELHNESGFSNSSLQPCKGNDPADEEVDIGGNDPPVSSFPPVEIEKDRARRSNNNCSSSSSSSSDSGSSSSDSGSSSGAESDADKDSVALNVQKATAAPGGRLEQKDELDLPETTDTLAGQTVPTSQEKSKFAEPNDHQEEESAEPERQVSPEKLYRAALLRGRFADIILKAQEKSIEKGEVRDPEKLKLEREEFERRRREEKARLQAEAKAAEEARRRAEAEAAAEAKRKRELEREAARQALQKMEKTVEINENSRFMEDLELFRAAPDEQLESFIEEASPGHSENVLGSFKFKASSNPLEQLGLYMKEEEEEEEEAEPQSIPNTSNDPEEGEID from the exons ATGGCACCtactgttccaatagattacaTTGGACAGAGAGAATCCAAGAAGTTCTTTAAAAAGCATTCAGGTGATACGATGGGAAAATCACGCAAGGGTTTTAAAGGTTACTTGCCTGGGATTGTGCCTGATTTTCGTAATGCCGTTGAGACAATGGCGGAATCGGAGGGTTTTGGGAGCTCAGGACGGGTTGATACTGAAAGGACTGCTTCAGAGGATTCTTGTGCACCTAAAAGGAAATCCATTTGTTTGAATGCTGATGATCGATTTGGTGTACCCATTCAAGCAATGTCGTTGTCCAAGATGTCACGCTCAGAGAGAAAAGGGTTGGGAATTAGGTTGAGGAATGAACTTGAACAAGTCAGGGCATTGCAGAAGAAAATTGCTTCTGTTGGCTCTAATAGTGGTGTTCTTTCACCTGCTAGCGATATTCAAAATTGCACCAATGGGCAGAGGAGATCAGGGTCTGAGATATCTCAGCGGTATATGGCTGAAGCAGTGGTGCCTCCCGGGAAGAAAAAGGCTGCACCAGGAAGAAATGGACCTCTTACTAAAGGAGCCGGGGCTAAGCGGCCTAAGCCAATGCAACGGGCCGTCCACTCAGATACAAATATTGTCATGTTGATGAAACAGTGCGAGGCACTGCTAAACAGATTGATGTCACATCAGCATGGTTGGGTCTTCAATAATCCAGTTGATGTCGTCAAGTTAAAAATCCCTGACTACTTCACTGTTATTAAGCAACCAATGGACCTAGGGACCATCAGATCAAAGTTACATTCAGGAGAGTATTTGAGCCCTTTGCAGTTTGCTGCCGACGTGAGGCTCACTTTTACTAATGCAATGACATACAATCCCCCAGGAAATGATGTTCATATCATGGCTCAAACACTTGGTAAATTTTTCGAGGTTAGATGGAAACCAATTGAAAAAAAGATACCCGTTATTGAAGAGGAACCTTTACCTTCCAAGTCGAGTGTTATCATAGAAACTGAAATTGATACTCCTCAAGCAATGCCGccttcaaagaagaagaaaactgcTCCACCGGAGAAAAAGGTTAAACCAGAACCTGTAAAGCGAGTCATGAGTGATGTTGAAAAACATAAACTCACTGCTGAGCTTGAAGGTTTGATTGCTGAATTACCTGAAAATATAGTTGATTTCTTGAAAGAGAAAAGCTCCAATGGAAGTCAAGTTATTGACGATGAGATTGAGATTGATCTTGATGCTCTTCATGACGATGTTTTGTACGAGCTACGAAAGCTTTTGGATGATTATCTACTGGAAAAACAGAAAAATCAGGCAATAGGTGAACCCTGTGAGATGGAG CTTCACAATGAGTCTGGATTTAGTAATTCATCCCTGCAACCTTGCAAAG GAAATGATCCGGCAGACGAGGAAGTGGATATCGGTGGGAATGATCCACCTGTTTCAAGCTTCCCTCCTGTGGAGATTGAGAAGGATAGAGCTCGCAGGAGCAATAATAATTGCAGTAGTTCAAGTAGTTCGAGTAGTGATTCTGGCTCTTCATCTAGTG ACTCCGGAAGCTCATCTGGTGCTGAATCAGATGCTGATAAAGATTCAGTTGCCTTAAATGTTCAGAAG GCAACAGCGGCACCTGGGGGACGATTGGAGCAAAAAGATGAGCTTGATCTTCCAGAAACTACAG ATACGTTGGCTGGCCAAACAGTGCCAACTTCTCAGGAGAAGTCCAAATTTGCTGAGCCTAATGATCATCAAGAGG AGGAGAGTGCTGAACCTGAGAGGCAAGTCTCTCCTGAGAAGCTTTACCGTGCAGCTTTGTTAAGAGGTCGCTTTGCGGATATCATACTAAAAGCTCAGGAGAAGAGCATTGAAAAG GGTGAAGTGCGGGACCCCGAAAAGCTAAAGCTTGAGAGAGAGGAGTTTGAAAGGCGAAGGCGTGAAG AGAAAGCTCGCTTGCAAGCCGAAGCTAAGGCTGCCGAGGAGGCTCGTAGGAGAGCTGAGGCAGAAGCTGCTGCAGAAGCTAAAAGGAAACGAGAACTTGAAAGAGAAGCTGCCCGTCAGGCACTCCAGAAG ATGGAGAAGACTGTTGAAATCAATGAGAACAGTCGGTTTATGGAAGATCTTGAACTGTTTAGAGCTGCTCCGGATGAACAGCTCGAGAGCTTCATCGAGGAGGCTAGTCCTGGTCATTCTGAGAATGTCCTTGGGAGTTTCAAATTTAAGGCAAGTAGTAATCCGTTGGAGCAACTCGGATTATATATgaaggaagaagaggaggaggaggaagaagctGAACCACAGAGCATCCCCAACACATCAAATGATCCCGAGGAAGGAGAGATTGATTGA